The following coding sequences lie in one Equus przewalskii isolate Varuska chromosome 25, EquPr2, whole genome shotgun sequence genomic window:
- the CDCA4 gene encoding cell division cycle-associated protein 4 has product MFARGLKRKCADSEEDGEGALAAFRAAPSYSLQRQSLLDMSLVKLQLCHMLVEPNLCRSVLIANTVRQIQEEMTQDGTWRVMAPQTAGQAPLDRLVSTEILCRSAREVEPPGPGSGDGHALDLVSELSTAPSAQAPRSPQSSVWEVDSPRESRGGFPKSLDQIFETLENKGPGSVEELFSDVDSPYYNLDTVLTGMVGSAKSSHGDALEALASAAAPPPSSSCKDLGELDHVVEILVET; this is encoded by the coding sequence ATGTTCGCACGAGGGTTGAAGAGGAAGTGCGCGGACAGCGAGGAAGACGGGGAGGGAGCCCTGGCGGCCTTCCGGGCCGCGCCCTCCTACAGCCTGCAGCGGCAGTCGCTCCTGGACATGTCCCTGGTCAAGCTTCAGCTGTGCCACATGCTGGTCGAGCCCAACCTCTGCCGCTCGGTCCTCATAGCCAACACTGTCCGGCAGATTCAAGAAGAGATGACCCAAGATGGGACTTGGCGGGTGATGGCGCCTCAGACTGCGGGGCAGGCGCCGCTTGACCGCCTCGTCTCCACAGAGATCCTGTGTCGCTCGGCGCGGGAGGTGGAACCCCCTGGCCCTGGCTCAGGGGACGGCCACGCACTGGACCTGGTTTCTGAACTCTCCACGGCCCCATCTGCACAGGCCCCGAGGAGCCCGCAGAGCAGCGTCTGGGAGGTGGACAGCCCTCGAGAAAGCAGAGGGGGCTTTCCGAAGTCGCTGGATCAGATATTTGAGACCCTGGAGAATAAAGGCCCCGGTTCCGTGGAGGAGCTGTTTTCAGACGTGGACAGCCCCTACTACAACCTAGACACCGTGCTCACGGGCATGGTGGGCAGCGCCAAGTCCAGCCACGGGGATGCGCTTGAGGCCTTGGCCTCCGCAGCTGCCCCACCGCCCAGCTCCAGTTGCAAGGACCTGGGGGAGCTGGACCATGTGGTAGAGATCCTGGTGGAGACCTGA
- the GPR132 gene encoding probable G-protein coupled receptor 132 isoform X1 encodes MLGNATPMTLSPGIASSNCNVSFEESRVFLVVVYGAVCALGLPANCLTAWLTLLQALQGNVLAVYLFCLALCELLYISTLPLWILYIWKQHRWTLGLWACKVTGYIFFCNLYVSILFLCCISCDRFMAVVYALESRGRRQQKTAILISASVFVLVGLVHYPVFQMEEKGTCFETLPMTSKIASYYYSRFTVGFAIPLAIIAFTNQRIFRSVKLSVGLSAARKAKVKNLATAVVVIFLVCFAPYHVVLLIKAIAFSYYQGDEDSVCAFEGSLYTVSVVFLCLSTVNSVADPIIYVLASRSRQEAFGIHKVWKKWSTKTDVTCSKDSEEVQLPMSLANGHMSPRPVHAPES; translated from the exons ATGCTTG GAAACGCCACCCCAATGACCCTGTCTCCTGGCATAGCTTCCTCCAACTGCAACGTGTCCTTCGAGGAGAGCAGAGTGTTCCTGGTGGTGGTGTACGGCGCCGTGTGTGCGCTGGGCCTGCCGGCCAACTGCCTGACGGCGTGGCTGACGCTGCTGCAGGCGCTCCAGGGCAACGTGCTGGCCGTTTACCTGTTCTGCCTGGCGCTGTGCGAGCTGCTGTACATCAGCACCCTGCCGCTCTGGATCCTCTACATCTGGAAACAGCACCGCTGGACCCTGGGCCTGTGGGCCTGCAAGGTGACTGGCTACATCTTTTTCTGCAACCTGTACGTCAGCATCCTCTTCCTGTGCTGCATCTCCTGCGACCGCTTCATGGCCGTGGTGTACGCTCTGGAGAGCCGGGGCCGCCGCCAGCAGAAGACTGCCATCCTCATCTCCGCGTCCGTCTTTGTTCTTGTCGGGCTTGTCCACTACCCAGTGTTCCAAATGGAAGAGAAGGGCACCTGCTTCGAGACGCTGCCGATGACCAGCAAGATCGCCAGCTACTACTACTCACGGTTCACCGTCGGCTTCGCCATCCCTCTCGCCATCATCGCCTTCACCAACCAGAGGATCTTCAGGAGCGTCAAGCTGAGCGTGGGCCTGAGCGCCGCCCGGAAGGCCAAGGTGAAGAACTTGGCCACCGCAGTCGTGGTCATCTTCCTGGTCTGCTTCGCCCCCTACCACGTGGTGCTCCTCATCAAAGCCATCGCCTTCTCCTACTACCAAGGAGACGAGGACTCCGTGTGTGCCTTCGAAGGCAGCCTGTACACGGTCTCTGTGGTGTTCCTCTGCCTGTCCACGGTGAACAGCGTGGCCGACCCCATCATCTATGTGCTGGCCAGCCGTTCACGGCAAGAAGCATTTGGAATTCACAAGGTGTGGAAAAAGTGGTCCACAAAGACGGATGTCACCTGCTCGAAGGACTCAGAGGAGGTGCAATTGCCCATGTCACTCGCAAATGGCCACATGTCCCCGAGGCCTGTCCATGCGCCAGAGTCATAG
- the GPR132 gene encoding probable G-protein coupled receptor 132 isoform X2, translating to MTLSPGIASSNCNVSFEESRVFLVVVYGAVCALGLPANCLTAWLTLLQALQGNVLAVYLFCLALCELLYISTLPLWILYIWKQHRWTLGLWACKVTGYIFFCNLYVSILFLCCISCDRFMAVVYALESRGRRQQKTAILISASVFVLVGLVHYPVFQMEEKGTCFETLPMTSKIASYYYSRFTVGFAIPLAIIAFTNQRIFRSVKLSVGLSAARKAKVKNLATAVVVIFLVCFAPYHVVLLIKAIAFSYYQGDEDSVCAFEGSLYTVSVVFLCLSTVNSVADPIIYVLASRSRQEAFGIHKVWKKWSTKTDVTCSKDSEEVQLPMSLANGHMSPRPVHAPES from the coding sequence ATGACCCTGTCTCCTGGCATAGCTTCCTCCAACTGCAACGTGTCCTTCGAGGAGAGCAGAGTGTTCCTGGTGGTGGTGTACGGCGCCGTGTGTGCGCTGGGCCTGCCGGCCAACTGCCTGACGGCGTGGCTGACGCTGCTGCAGGCGCTCCAGGGCAACGTGCTGGCCGTTTACCTGTTCTGCCTGGCGCTGTGCGAGCTGCTGTACATCAGCACCCTGCCGCTCTGGATCCTCTACATCTGGAAACAGCACCGCTGGACCCTGGGCCTGTGGGCCTGCAAGGTGACTGGCTACATCTTTTTCTGCAACCTGTACGTCAGCATCCTCTTCCTGTGCTGCATCTCCTGCGACCGCTTCATGGCCGTGGTGTACGCTCTGGAGAGCCGGGGCCGCCGCCAGCAGAAGACTGCCATCCTCATCTCCGCGTCCGTCTTTGTTCTTGTCGGGCTTGTCCACTACCCAGTGTTCCAAATGGAAGAGAAGGGCACCTGCTTCGAGACGCTGCCGATGACCAGCAAGATCGCCAGCTACTACTACTCACGGTTCACCGTCGGCTTCGCCATCCCTCTCGCCATCATCGCCTTCACCAACCAGAGGATCTTCAGGAGCGTCAAGCTGAGCGTGGGCCTGAGCGCCGCCCGGAAGGCCAAGGTGAAGAACTTGGCCACCGCAGTCGTGGTCATCTTCCTGGTCTGCTTCGCCCCCTACCACGTGGTGCTCCTCATCAAAGCCATCGCCTTCTCCTACTACCAAGGAGACGAGGACTCCGTGTGTGCCTTCGAAGGCAGCCTGTACACGGTCTCTGTGGTGTTCCTCTGCCTGTCCACGGTGAACAGCGTGGCCGACCCCATCATCTATGTGCTGGCCAGCCGTTCACGGCAAGAAGCATTTGGAATTCACAAGGTGTGGAAAAAGTGGTCCACAAAGACGGATGTCACCTGCTCGAAGGACTCAGAGGAGGTGCAATTGCCCATGTCACTCGCAAATGGCCACATGTCCCCGAGGCCTGTCCATGCGCCAGAGTCATAG